The following are from one region of the Paenibacillus bovis genome:
- a CDS encoding DUF1328 domain-containing protein codes for MLKWSILFLIIAIVAGVFGFFGIVEAAATIAKVLFFLFLVLFVISLFTGRRRTY; via the coding sequence ATGTTGAAATGGTCTATTCTTTTCCTCATTATTGCTATTGTTGCAGGCGTATTCGGATTCTTTGGTATCGTCGAAGCAGCAGCAACCATTGCCAAGGTACTGTTCTTCCTGTTCCTGGTACTGTTCGTGATCAGTCTGTTTACAGGACGCAGACGAACCTATTAA
- a CDS encoding DUF948 domain-containing protein, translating into MVISISVAIVAIAFAVLVVFLVKTLLSAKDSLDNVSATLKDVQKTMEELTYEVKQTIRNVNDITGDVEHKLQQVDPVVESVKNLGVVLSEITETVKDLTLKTKEVSGTLFDRVKFATGKSEHSSNAHSMVTASTPEDRTLQSYSATYDKNGHNNGAWLNWVDTAVNVWQKFRKIPTK; encoded by the coding sequence ATTGTTATCAGTATCAGTGTAGCGATCGTTGCTATCGCATTCGCAGTACTCGTTGTATTCCTCGTTAAGACCCTGTTATCCGCCAAGGATTCGCTGGATAATGTATCCGCAACCTTGAAAGATGTACAAAAGACAATGGAAGAACTGACATACGAAGTGAAACAGACAATCCGCAATGTCAATGATATTACAGGAGATGTCGAACATAAGTTGCAACAGGTTGATCCGGTTGTAGAATCCGTTAAAAACCTTGGCGTGGTGCTGAGTGAAATCACGGAGACTGTAAAAGACCTGACGCTGAAAACCAAAGAAGTATCCGGTACATTGTTTGATCGCGTGAAATTTGCCACTGGCAAATCCGAGCATTCCAGCAATGCACATTCTATGGTAACAGCTTCTACACCAGAAGATCGTACCCTGCAATCCTACTCTGCTACATATGACAAAAACGGTCATAATAATGGCGCATGGTTGAACTGGGTAGACACCGCAGTAAACGTATGGCAGAAATTTCGCAAAATCCCAACGAAGTAA